One window of Coregonus clupeaformis isolate EN_2021a unplaced genomic scaffold, ASM2061545v1 scaf2529, whole genome shotgun sequence genomic DNA carries:
- the LOC121549184 gene encoding transport and Golgi organization protein 1 homolog: MMYRMLLLRRLFAATFLFPFSQVKSKSYLTTEKEMTDRMERLEQEKKEILQKVAELQQQGEELKEKQKQSEKSATSSLEKIQELENIVQEMESQNERLDKENNLLARSFDDERANTAKHEDVMSEMDKTIEKLKRSRKKTQDALSKATILMDEAKLREDAQKVQRQVLEKDIATLKEENLSLHHAAKLWEEKHREMSEQIKVYQKSQKDLEDSLVQKDHNVEVLSDLLGDLEACDDLKDGVVANGEASNDKQTVIQNRIKQMMDVSRVQTTLSVVEEERDRFMTKLLNKEKAMKELEEQYQQLEHDILLVKSDRNHLENQYNTLQQKNEIMTEMYQQKENALQQKLTKEEFERRNKKDMLTEVDGKALEAEEEVKVYRQRIKEIQDELKRTEKSYKAQMIEQEQKSHESWVIARAAERALLDEKKERTNLRNK; the protein is encoded by the exons ATGATGTATCGTATGCTACTGTTGAGGAGGCTGTTTGCTGCCACTTTTCTTTTCCCTTTCTCACAGGTCAAAAGCAAGTCATATCTAA cTACTGAAAAAGAGATGACGGACAGGATGGAAAGGCTTGAACAAGAGAAGAAGGAGATACTCCAAAAGGTCGCTGAACTGCAGCAACAG GGTGAAGAACTTAAAGAAAAGCAAAAGCAATCTGAGAAATCTGCCACTTCATCTCTGGAGAAGATCCAGGAACTGGAG AATATTGTGCAAGAGATGGAGAGTCAAAATGAGCGCCTGGACAAGGAAAATAACTTACTCGCCAGATCCTTTGACGATGAGCGAGCCAATACTGCGAAACATGAAGATGTG ATGTCTGAAATGGACAAAACCATTGAGAAGTTGAAGCGCAGCAGGAAGAAGACCCAGGACGCACTCTCAAAG GCTACCATTCTGATGGATGAAGCCAAGCTCCGTGAAGATGCCCAGAAAGTCCAGCGCCAGGTTCTGGAGAAGGATATTGCCACCCTGAAGGAGGAGAACCTCTCA CTGCACCATGCTGCCAAGTTGTGGGAGGAGAAGCACAGGGAGATGAGCGAGCAGATCAAAGTCTACCAGAAGTCCCAGAAAGACCTGGAGGATTCCCTCGTTCAGAAGGACCACAACGTTGAG GTTTTGTCTGACCTGCTAGGAGACCTGGAGGCCTGCGATGACCTGAAAGATGGAGTTGTGGCTAACGGGGAAGCTTCTAATG ACAAGCAGACCGTCATCCAAAACCGCATTAAGCAAATGATGGACGTCTCTCGG GTCCAGACCACTCTGTCTGTCGTGGAGGAAGAGCGCGATCGCTTCATGACCAAGCTGCTGAACAAAGAGAAGGCCATGAAAGAGCTGGAAG AACAATATCAGCAGCTGGAGCATGACATCTTGTTGGTGAAAAGTGACAGGAACCACCTGGAGAACCAGTACAACACCCTGCAGCAGAAGAACGAGATCATGACCGAGATGTACCAGCAGAAGGAGAATGCTTTGCAGCA GAAGCTGACCAAGGAGGAGTTTGAGCGCCGCAACAAGAAAGACATGCTGACGGAGGTGGACGGGAAGGCCCTAGAGGCCGAGGAGGAGGTCAAGGTGTATAGGCAGCGCATCAAAGAGATCCAGGACGAGCTGAAACGGACCGAGAAGTCCTACAAAGCCCAGATGATTGAGCAGGAGCAAAAATCCCACGAGAGCTGG GTGATTGCACGTGCTGCTGAGCGAGCTCTGTTGGACGAGAAGAAGGAAAGAACTAACCTTCGTAACAAGTGA